The following are encoded together in the Vibrio zhugei genome:
- a CDS encoding bifunctional aspartate kinase/homoserine dehydrogenase II, translating into MTTPRQLHKFGGSSLADADCYQRVAQILCDYSQPSDLIVVSAAGKTTNRLITFIDALSKDGRVAHETLLSLRQYQSELITTLLDGETADHLLTQLMAEMSELGEITAPITSDKRAYILGHGEMWSARLLAAVLTQLQLDCAMLDARAFLRAEAGIQPEIDRAASQPLLDNILAQHPNKRLVITGFMAQDKAGNTVLLGRNGSDYSATIIGALAHVNRVTIWSDVAGVFSADPRLVGEACLLPLLRLDEANELARLAAPVLHSRTLQPVTQSTMDLHLRCSYQPEAGSTRIERVLASGRGAKIITSLDDVLLIELTFGRHHAFKQIQRETLQRLKRMQLEPLAYEALEDQGLLRLAYTEEITSGALECLQDAAVEAEIKLKEGFQLVAAVGAGVSNNANHNFGFYQQLKAQPVEFISTTESGLSLVAVLRHTDLPPLVHNIHTQLFQAQKRIALVLCGKGNIGSSWLRLFYQQKAELEKRRGMNFELVAVVDSQRYLFNEAGLSEQDVVERYKDDAISHDGHSWLTTVNDLQHYDDIVVLDVTASSFVANQYLDFAQHGMHLISANKVAGSAPSEYYYQVKEAFAKIGRQWFYNATVGAGLPINHTVRDLRESGDDITALSGIFSGTLSWLFQQYDGSVPFSHLVDLAWQQGLTEPDPRHDLDGSDVMRKLVILAREAGFHIEPESIKVESLVSDSLAEVSLDAFLDQSDELNALLAERLEKAQLEGKVLRYVARLEKNGQASVGIEALDKEHALANLLPCDNIFAIESRWYKDNPLVIRGPGAGREVTAGAIQSDLNLLSHLL; encoded by the coding sequence ATGACAACACCGCGCCAATTACATAAATTTGGTGGTAGCAGCCTTGCTGATGCTGATTGCTATCAGCGGGTTGCGCAGATCCTGTGTGATTATTCCCAGCCCAGTGATTTGATTGTCGTATCCGCAGCAGGCAAAACGACCAATCGTTTAATCACATTCATTGACGCATTAAGTAAAGATGGGCGTGTGGCGCATGAGACCTTATTAAGCCTAAGACAATATCAAAGTGAATTAATTACCACTTTGCTGGACGGCGAAACGGCGGATCATCTCCTCACGCAATTAATGGCAGAAATGAGTGAACTTGGCGAGATCACCGCGCCCATCACGAGCGACAAACGAGCCTATATACTCGGTCACGGTGAAATGTGGTCCGCCCGTTTGCTGGCGGCGGTACTCACCCAATTACAGCTTGATTGTGCCATGCTAGATGCGCGCGCTTTTCTGCGAGCAGAGGCGGGAATCCAACCTGAAATTGACCGTGCCGCCTCCCAACCACTGTTGGATAATATTCTGGCGCAACATCCCAATAAACGCTTGGTCATCACCGGTTTTATGGCGCAAGACAAAGCCGGGAATACCGTCCTGTTGGGCCGAAATGGTTCGGATTACTCAGCCACCATTATTGGCGCATTAGCGCATGTCAATCGTGTGACCATTTGGAGTGATGTCGCGGGCGTCTTCAGCGCCGACCCGCGCTTAGTCGGTGAGGCGTGTTTGTTACCCTTACTGCGTTTAGATGAAGCCAATGAACTGGCCCGTTTGGCCGCGCCAGTATTGCATAGCCGCACGCTGCAGCCTGTCACACAAAGTACCATGGACTTACACTTACGTTGCAGCTATCAGCCGGAAGCGGGCTCGACTCGCATCGAACGCGTGCTTGCCTCAGGGCGAGGCGCCAAGATCATTACCTCGCTTGATGATGTGTTATTAATTGAGCTGACCTTCGGTCGTCATCATGCCTTCAAACAGATTCAGCGAGAAACGTTGCAACGTTTGAAACGCATGCAATTGGAACCGCTGGCTTATGAAGCGTTAGAAGATCAAGGCCTGCTGCGCTTAGCCTATACCGAGGAAATCACCTCAGGCGCGTTGGAATGTCTGCAGGATGCGGCAGTCGAAGCGGAAATCAAACTCAAAGAAGGCTTCCAATTAGTGGCGGCCGTCGGTGCGGGGGTCAGTAACAATGCCAATCATAATTTTGGGTTCTATCAGCAATTAAAAGCCCAACCGGTCGAGTTTATCTCCACAACAGAATCGGGACTAAGTTTGGTGGCAGTATTACGCCATACCGATTTACCGCCATTAGTGCACAATATTCATACCCAACTTTTTCAAGCCCAAAAACGCATCGCGCTCGTGTTGTGTGGCAAGGGCAACATCGGCTCAAGCTGGTTACGGTTGTTCTATCAACAAAAAGCCGAATTGGAAAAACGGCGCGGCATGAATTTCGAACTCGTCGCGGTTGTCGATAGCCAGCGTTACCTGTTTAATGAGGCTGGGCTTAGCGAGCAAGACGTCGTAGAACGCTATAAAGATGATGCCATCAGCCATGATGGACACAGCTGGTTAACCACGGTCAATGACTTACAACATTACGATGATATCGTCGTGCTGGATGTCACCGCCAGTTCTTTTGTTGCCAATCAATACCTCGATTTTGCCCAGCATGGTATGCACCTGATTTCGGCTAATAAAGTCGCTGGTTCCGCACCGAGTGAATATTACTATCAAGTCAAAGAAGCCTTTGCCAAAATTGGACGTCAATGGTTCTACAATGCCACCGTTGGCGCAGGCTTACCGATCAATCATACCGTCAGAGACTTGCGTGAAAGTGGCGATGACATCACCGCGTTATCTGGGATTTTCTCCGGCACGCTCTCGTGGTTATTCCAACAGTATGATGGCAGTGTTCCCTTCAGTCATTTGGTCGATCTGGCTTGGCAACAAGGGTTAACTGAGCCCGATCCTCGCCATGATCTGGATGGCTCGGATGTCATGCGCAAACTGGTTATCTTAGCAAGAGAAGCAGGATTTCATATCGAACCAGAAAGCATCAAAGTCGAGTCACTGGTCTCAGACTCCTTGGCGGAAGTGTCTTTAGATGCGTTTCTTGATCAAAGTGATGAGCTCAATGCGTTACTCGCTGAGCGCCTTGAAAAAGCCCAACTTGAGGGGAAAGTACTGCGTTATGTCGCTCGGTTGGAAAAAAATGGTCAAGCCTCGGTCGGTATTGAAGCATTAGATAAAGAGCATGCCTTAGCGAATTTACTGCCATGCGATAATATTTTTGCTATTGAAAGCCGTTGGTATAAGGATAATCCATTGGTGATTCGTGGGCCTGGTGCTGGACGTGAAGTCACGGCGGGCGCCATTCAGTCGGATCTCAATCTCTTATCACACCTGCTGTAA
- the zapB gene encoding cell division protein ZapB → MSFEVLEQLEAKIQTAVDTIALLQMEVEELKESKQQVESENSQLKEERAALEQKAVQVQQEHEAWQERIRNLLGKMDDVE, encoded by the coding sequence ATGTCTTTTGAAGTACTAGAACAACTAGAAGCAAAAATTCAGACTGCGGTCGACACCATTGCATTACTACAGATGGAAGTAGAAGAGTTAAAAGAATCAAAGCAGCAAGTTGAAAGTGAAAATAGCCAGCTAAAAGAAGAGCGTGCAGCCTTGGAGCAAAAAGCCGTTCAAGTTCAACAAGAACACGAAGCTTGGCAAGAGCGTATTCGTAACTTGCTTGGCAAAATGGATGACGTTGAGTAA
- the glpX gene encoding class II fructose-bisphosphatase — MKRDLALAFSRVTEGAALAGHKWLGRGDKNAADNAAVEAMRLLLNSTDISGEIVIGEGEIDEAPMLYIGEQVGQGGDGVDIAVDPIEGTRMTAMGQSNAIAVLAAGEKGSFLKAPDMYMEKLVVGPQAKGSIDLEQPLAVNLSNVAQALNKPLSELVVVTLAKPRHDAIIAEMQAMGIRVYALPDGDVAASILTCMPDSDVDMMYCIGGAPEGVISAAVIRALNGDMQGRLLPRHQVKGETEDNRIWGARELQRCQEMGVSANTVLTLDDMVSSDNVIFSATGITKGDLVEGISRQGNMATTETLLVRGHCRTIRRIKSTHYLDKKDASVRELII, encoded by the coding sequence ATGAAACGGGATTTGGCTTTAGCGTTCTCTCGAGTGACAGAAGGTGCCGCCTTAGCAGGACACAAATGGCTCGGACGCGGTGATAAAAATGCCGCTGATAATGCAGCAGTAGAAGCAATGCGGCTCCTACTCAATAGTACGGATATTTCCGGTGAGATTGTTATCGGTGAAGGAGAAATCGACGAAGCGCCTATGCTCTATATCGGAGAGCAAGTTGGCCAAGGTGGAGACGGCGTGGATATCGCCGTGGATCCGATCGAAGGTACCCGTATGACCGCGATGGGACAATCCAATGCGATTGCCGTGCTTGCTGCGGGCGAAAAAGGCAGCTTTTTGAAAGCGCCGGATATGTATATGGAAAAACTGGTCGTCGGACCACAAGCCAAAGGCAGTATTGACTTGGAGCAACCATTGGCCGTCAATCTATCCAATGTCGCCCAAGCGCTTAATAAACCACTGTCTGAATTGGTTGTCGTCACACTGGCTAAACCTCGTCATGACGCCATTATTGCAGAAATGCAAGCAATGGGGATTCGTGTCTATGCACTGCCTGATGGTGATGTTGCCGCATCGATCTTGACTTGCATGCCAGATAGCGATGTGGACATGATGTACTGTATTGGTGGCGCCCCTGAAGGCGTGATTTCTGCCGCCGTGATTCGCGCACTGAATGGCGACATGCAAGGTCGCTTGCTACCGCGTCATCAAGTGAAAGGAGAAACCGAGGACAATCGCATCTGGGGAGCGCGAGAACTGCAGCGTTGCCAAGAAATGGGCGTCAGCGCGAATACCGTACTCACGCTCGATGACATGGTCAGTAGCGACAATGTCATCTTCTCCGCAACAGGGATCACCAAAGGAGACCTAGTGGAGGGGATTAGCCGCCAAGGGAATATGGCCACGACGGAAACCTTACTGGTTCGTGGTCATTGCCGGACCATTCGTCGGATCAAATCGACGCATTACTTAGACAAGAAAGACGCATCCGTGCGTGAACTGATTATCTAA
- the pfkA gene encoding 6-phosphofructokinase — translation MIKKIGVLTSGGDAPGMNAAIRGVVRTALGADLEVYGVYDGYLGLYEDRIVKLDRSSVSDVINRGGTFLGSARFPEFKEEAVRKVAIENLQKHGIDALVVIGGDGSYMGAKKLTEMGYPCIGLPGTIDNDIAGTDYTIGYFTALNTVIEAIDRLRDTSSSHQRISIVEIMGRHCGDLTLMSAVAGGCEYVISPETGLNMDELIKSLQNDIRRGKKHAIITLTELMMDANELAKKIEEATERETRATVLGHIQRGGCPTAFDRILASRMGNYAVHLLMEGYGGRCVGTQREELVHHDIIDAIENMRRPVRKELYKVADELS, via the coding sequence ATGATTAAAAAAATCGGGGTTTTGACCAGTGGCGGTGATGCACCTGGCATGAATGCAGCGATTCGTGGTGTGGTAAGAACCGCATTAGGCGCGGATCTAGAAGTGTATGGCGTGTATGACGGTTACTTAGGTCTGTATGAAGATCGTATTGTTAAACTCGACCGTTCCAGTGTCTCGGATGTGATTAACCGTGGTGGTACGTTTCTAGGTTCAGCACGTTTCCCAGAATTCAAAGAAGAAGCGGTTCGTAAAGTTGCCATTGAAAATCTGCAAAAGCATGGCATTGATGCATTAGTGGTTATTGGCGGCGATGGTTCTTACATGGGCGCAAAAAAACTGACCGAGATGGGCTATCCATGTATTGGTCTGCCAGGCACGATCGATAATGACATTGCTGGGACGGACTATACGATTGGCTACTTCACGGCATTGAATACGGTTATTGAAGCCATCGACCGCTTGCGTGATACGTCTTCTTCACATCAGCGTATCTCGATTGTTGAAATTATGGGCCGTCACTGTGGTGATTTGACCTTAATGTCGGCTGTGGCGGGCGGTTGTGAATATGTGATTTCTCCAGAAACGGGATTGAATATGGACGAGCTCATTAAGAGTTTGCAAAATGATATCCGCAGAGGGAAAAAGCATGCCATTATCACGTTGACGGAATTGATGATGGACGCCAATGAGCTTGCGAAGAAAATTGAAGAAGCGACGGAACGTGAAACTCGCGCGACCGTATTAGGCCATATTCAACGTGGTGGTTGCCCAACGGCTTTCGACCGCATTCTTGCATCGCGTATGGGTAACTATGCCGTTCATCTACTGATGGAAGGCTATGGCGGTCGTTGTGTCGGGACGCAAAGAGAAGAATTGGTTCATCACGATATTATCGATGCGATTGAAAATATGCGCCGTCCTGTACGTAAAGAGCTGTATAAAGTGGCTGACGAGTTATCGTAA
- the fieF gene encoding CDF family cation-efflux transporter FieF (FieF, a metal efflux transporter, is a member of the CDF (cation diffusion facilitator) family of transporters.), translating into MKHDYARLVTAAAWLATGVASVLLIIKVVAWWMTGSVSLLASLIDSMIDIAASVVNLIVLKYALQPADKEHKFGHGKAESLAALAQAMFISGSALFLILNGVQRFFHPQALVAPQWGVYVSLFAIVVTLGLVQFQKYVVKKTGSQAIAADSLHYQTDLYMNIAIAFALGLSWFGIGQADAVFAIVIGVYISYSAIKMANTAVQTLLDRSLPEEDNQRIIDIVLSVDGVMGMHQLRTRMSGPVRFIQLHIELQDEMPLLQAHELSDIVEAKLMEAFPDSDILIHQDPLSVVLNAQDDLKPQDWYGTSVIS; encoded by the coding sequence ATGAAACATGACTATGCACGTTTGGTCACCGCCGCCGCTTGGCTTGCTACAGGAGTGGCAAGTGTCTTGCTAATTATTAAAGTCGTGGCTTGGTGGATGACCGGTTCGGTGAGCTTATTGGCTTCCCTGATTGATTCTATGATTGATATCGCAGCGTCGGTTGTCAATCTGATTGTCTTAAAATATGCCTTACAACCTGCTGATAAAGAGCATAAATTCGGTCATGGGAAAGCTGAGTCGTTAGCCGCTTTAGCACAAGCGATGTTTATTTCTGGCTCTGCACTGTTTTTGATATTAAATGGGGTGCAACGCTTTTTCCACCCGCAGGCGTTGGTTGCGCCGCAATGGGGGGTCTATGTCAGCCTTTTCGCCATTGTGGTGACCTTAGGATTAGTGCAGTTTCAAAAATACGTAGTAAAGAAAACCGGAAGTCAGGCCATTGCGGCGGATTCGTTACATTATCAAACCGATTTGTACATGAATATTGCCATTGCCTTTGCGCTAGGCTTGAGTTGGTTTGGTATTGGTCAGGCGGATGCGGTCTTTGCTATCGTGATTGGGGTGTACATTTCGTATAGCGCGATAAAAATGGCCAATACGGCGGTACAAACGTTGTTGGACCGTTCGTTACCGGAAGAAGATAACCAACGCATTATTGATATTGTTTTGTCAGTGGATGGCGTCATGGGGATGCATCAGTTACGTACTCGGATGTCAGGGCCAGTGCGATTTATCCAATTACACATTGAATTGCAAGATGAGATGCCATTGCTGCAAGCCCATGAGCTTTCTGACATTGTCGAGGCCAAACTCATGGAAGCGTTCCCTGATTCGGACATTTTGATCCATCAAGACCCGTTATCTGTGGTATTGAATGCTCAAGATGATCTCAAACCTCAGGATTGGTATGGCACCTCGGTCATCAGTTGA
- a CDS encoding response regulator produces MPHILVIDDDNELTSLLKEVLSYEGFTVSEAHDGQTGLAIIDETIDLILLDVMMPNLNGTETLKKLREQWQTPVLMLTAKGEEVDRVIGLELGADDYLPKPFSDRELLARIRAILRRTQSTTDTNKGNRFLEYGDIQINTGKQEAYCQGELLELTTTEFALLTHFIENPGSTLSKETLSMDVLGKHLSAFDRAIDMHVSNLRKKLPPRADDKPRIKTLRGRGYMLLLES; encoded by the coding sequence ATGCCCCATATTCTAGTAATTGATGATGATAATGAGCTAACTTCGCTACTCAAGGAAGTCCTCAGCTACGAAGGCTTCACTGTCTCTGAAGCCCATGACGGGCAAACTGGACTGGCGATCATTGACGAAACCATCGACCTCATTTTGTTAGACGTGATGATGCCTAACCTCAATGGCACAGAAACGCTCAAAAAATTGCGAGAGCAGTGGCAAACTCCGGTACTCATGCTGACCGCCAAAGGGGAAGAAGTCGATCGGGTGATTGGACTAGAATTAGGCGCAGACGACTATTTACCGAAACCGTTTAGTGATAGAGAATTGCTCGCACGCATTCGAGCCATTTTACGTCGTACACAGAGCACAACTGACACCAATAAAGGCAATCGATTCTTAGAATACGGCGATATCCAAATCAACACAGGCAAACAAGAAGCCTATTGCCAAGGCGAATTATTGGAACTCACGACGACTGAATTCGCACTGCTGACTCACTTCATTGAAAACCCGGGCAGCACGTTATCAAAAGAAACGTTAAGTATGGATGTGCTGGGCAAACATCTCTCGGCGTTTGATCGTGCTATCGATATGCATGTATCCAACTTAAGAAAAAAACTGCCACCTCGTGCCGATGATAAACCACGAATTAAAACGCTACGCGGTCGTGGCTACATGTTGTTACTAGAGAGTTAA
- the cpxA gene encoding envelope stress sensor histidine kinase CpxA, producing the protein MPKFNSLYARIFAIFWLTIAIIVVGVLAIPNLDPRKSKEIPSDMYQSMLDARDMIENRYAYDRNLTFILQDLDRHRIQPHRDRNRPDFFITTQSGKILSGRIASSETYRALKNFTSSIDYSDEPTQRAYGKYRISGPIPIILAQQPLLLFVGFDWNGPPPFVIHLLDHPIQLLLVIMLISTPLLLWLAWALSKPAQYLAQAANRVARGNFIPEPELEKGPDEFRVAGRSFNQMVQAVNTMISGQQRLLSDISHELRSPLTRLRMATGLAVRKQGSSSELERIDTEAQRLEQMISELLELSRVQTDSHLQRETQPLTSLWEELLDDAQFEAEQLNKTLSFNAIPDVPITGSPKLLMSALENIVRNAIKYGHSQVQVHFQLEDLALTVTVEDDGPGVPSLQLRQIFRPFYRVSEARDRDSGGTGLGLAITESAIRQHNGQIVAKESQLGGLLITFTLPIDA; encoded by the coding sequence GTGCCGAAATTCAACAGTCTGTATGCCCGCATTTTCGCTATTTTTTGGCTGACCATTGCCATCATCGTGGTGGGGGTATTGGCCATTCCCAACCTGGATCCACGTAAGTCAAAAGAGATTCCATCGGACATGTACCAAAGCATGCTCGATGCTCGTGATATGATTGAAAATCGCTATGCATACGACCGCAACCTGACGTTTATCTTGCAGGATCTGGATCGGCATCGTATTCAACCACATCGCGATCGTAATCGTCCAGATTTTTTTATTACCACACAAAGTGGCAAAATCCTCTCCGGTCGCATCGCCTCATCAGAAACCTATCGCGCCCTAAAAAACTTTACCTCTAGCATTGATTATTCGGATGAACCGACGCAAAGAGCGTATGGAAAATATCGCATTTCAGGCCCTATTCCGATTATCTTAGCGCAGCAACCCTTGTTGTTATTTGTCGGTTTTGATTGGAATGGTCCCCCTCCTTTTGTGATTCACCTACTCGACCACCCCATCCAATTGCTCCTTGTGATCATGCTGATCAGTACACCGCTGTTACTTTGGCTGGCATGGGCGTTAAGTAAACCCGCCCAATATTTAGCTCAAGCCGCGAACCGAGTCGCCCGCGGTAACTTTATTCCGGAGCCAGAGTTGGAAAAAGGGCCCGATGAATTTCGGGTCGCAGGACGAAGTTTCAACCAGATGGTGCAAGCGGTGAATACGATGATTTCAGGACAACAACGGTTACTTTCCGATATCTCCCATGAACTGCGTTCCCCGCTCACTCGATTACGGATGGCGACCGGTCTTGCGGTACGTAAACAAGGGTCAAGCTCTGAACTTGAACGCATTGATACCGAAGCACAACGCTTGGAACAAATGATCAGCGAGCTATTAGAACTCTCACGAGTGCAAACCGACAGCCACCTGCAACGAGAAACGCAACCCCTAACCAGTTTGTGGGAAGAGTTGCTCGACGATGCACAGTTCGAGGCCGAACAGCTCAATAAGACCTTATCTTTTAATGCCATACCGGACGTACCGATTACTGGCAGCCCAAAACTGTTAATGAGTGCCTTAGAAAATATTGTACGCAACGCCATCAAATATGGGCACTCGCAAGTGCAAGTGCACTTTCAACTGGAAGATTTAGCCCTAACGGTGACCGTAGAAGATGACGGGCCGGGCGTGCCTTCATTACAACTTCGCCAGATATTCCGTCCATTTTATCGCGTATCCGAAGCGCGTGATCGTGACAGCGGCGGCACGGGTCTTGGTCTCGCCATTACGGAAAGCGCCATTCGCCAGCACAATGGACAAATTGTCGCGAAAGAAAGTCAACTTGGCGGGTTACTTATCACCTTTACGTTACCAATCGATGCTTAA
- a CDS encoding superoxide dismutase, protein MSHSFPELPYAYNALEPYIDAQTMEVHYSKHHRTYFDKFMAAIAGTEYENTSLETLFANVSERPPAIRNNGGGYYNHTLYWECMSPNGGGEPEGELAQAINETFGSFDQFQDAFTQAAINTFGSGFVWLVVANGELKIVSTSNQDNPLMDVCSVNGTPILALDVWEHAYYLSYRNRRPDYIQAWWNVVDWPSVANHFQRAQ, encoded by the coding sequence ATGTCACATTCATTTCCAGAGTTACCGTATGCGTATAATGCACTCGAACCTTACATCGATGCACAAACGATGGAAGTTCACTACAGCAAGCATCATCGCACCTATTTTGATAAATTCATGGCCGCCATTGCCGGCACTGAATACGAAAATACGTCCTTAGAAACACTATTTGCCAATGTGTCAGAAAGGCCACCAGCCATTCGTAACAATGGTGGCGGATATTATAATCATACACTCTATTGGGAGTGCATGAGCCCTAATGGCGGTGGCGAGCCTGAGGGGGAACTGGCACAAGCGATCAATGAAACGTTTGGCAGTTTTGATCAGTTCCAAGACGCCTTTACTCAAGCAGCGATCAACACGTTTGGTTCAGGCTTTGTCTGGTTAGTCGTGGCTAATGGAGAGCTCAAGATTGTCTCTACCAGTAATCAGGATAATCCGTTGATGGATGTCTGTTCGGTTAACGGCACTCCTATCCTTGCCTTGGATGTCTGGGAACATGCTTACTATTTAAGTTATCGCAATCGTCGCCCCGATTATATCCAAGCTTGGTGGAATGTCGTCGATTGGCCAAGTGTTGCCAACCATTTCCAGCGCGCCCAATAA
- a CDS encoding tRNA (cytidine(34)-2'-O)-methyltransferase, producing the protein MFDIALYEPEIAPNTGNIIRLSANCGANLHLIEPLGFDLEEKKVRRAGLDYHDLARVTRHKDYSAFIQYLETEREHYRIFACTTKTTGHHVDASYQRGDVLLFGPETRGLPADLIESLPMSQRIRIPMMPDARSLNLSNSVAIIAYEAWRQLDFQGGQ; encoded by the coding sequence ATGTTTGATATCGCGTTATACGAACCAGAAATCGCACCGAATACAGGTAATATTATTCGCCTCAGCGCAAACTGTGGTGCGAATCTACACTTAATTGAGCCATTAGGATTTGATTTAGAAGAGAAAAAAGTTCGCCGTGCTGGCTTAGATTATCATGACCTCGCCCGAGTGACGCGCCACAAAGACTACTCAGCGTTTATTCAATACCTCGAAACAGAGCGCGAGCACTATCGAATTTTTGCCTGCACCACCAAAACAACCGGCCATCATGTTGATGCAAGCTATCAACGTGGTGATGTCTTGCTCTTCGGGCCAGAAACCCGTGGATTACCAGCGGACTTGATTGAGTCGCTGCCAATGTCACAACGGATTCGAATTCCGATGATGCCCGATGCCCGTAGCTTAAACTTATCCAACTCGGTGGCAATTATTGCCTATGAAGCATGGCGCCAGTTAGATTTTCAAGGCGGGCAATAG
- a CDS encoding FxsA family protein, translating into MFPIILLLFIAVPIIEIGLFIQVGGFIGLWPTIGLVLVTAFVGASLVRSQGLQTLMSVQQRVKQGEIPAQQILEGVLLAVAGVLLLTPGFMTDILGMTVLLPAPRRKLAAYLLTKVVVKTGGQFQGGYHQDGAGRGRTFDGEFEEKDSDDDQDKHDHHRLR; encoded by the coding sequence GTGTTCCCAATTATCTTATTATTATTTATTGCAGTGCCTATTATTGAAATCGGTTTGTTTATTCAAGTCGGTGGTTTTATTGGTTTGTGGCCAACCATTGGTCTCGTTTTGGTGACGGCTTTTGTGGGGGCATCTCTAGTGCGTAGCCAAGGCTTACAAACATTGATGTCAGTGCAGCAGCGCGTCAAGCAAGGCGAAATCCCCGCGCAACAGATTCTGGAAGGGGTGTTATTAGCGGTGGCTGGCGTGTTATTACTCACCCCTGGTTTTATGACCGACATTCTCGGGATGACGGTATTGTTACCCGCACCACGCAGAAAGCTCGCTGCCTATTTATTGACAAAAGTGGTGGTCAAAACAGGCGGTCAGTTTCAAGGTGGATATCATCAAGATGGGGCAGGGCGAGGCCGAACGTTTGATGGGGAGTTTGAAGAAAAAGACAGCGATGATGACCAAGATAAACATGATCATCACCGCTTGCGCTAA